One Vallitalea pronyensis genomic region harbors:
- a CDS encoding carboxypeptidase M32, with the protein MSQKNKNIIEVMTMDMKDAIKQLNDIDNKLHAINHAQAIIYWDAATGAPKNSVEGRANTLSILTGEYYQTLVNETFDNLLKELAEQKDALDFVTLRKVEEFRNEYDKIAKIPVDMYKAYTADQAKASVAWEEAKEKSDFSIFAPHLEKLVDYNKKFIEYRGFQKHPYNTLLGDYEKNLTTDELDEFFSELKHTIVPLVTKINASHVKVNNDFTKLSYPIDKQEALNKDLLKAIGFDMDSGIMAKSVHPFTTNFNRHDVRVTTRYFEHNPFSAIYSTIHEGGHGIYEQNIGEALDFSTLGTGTSMGIHESQSRFFENIIGRSYPFMAYFFPIFKEAFPENLKDLSLYDFYLAVNKSEQSLIRIEADELTYSLHIMIRYEIEKLLIENKVLVKDLPALWNKKYEEYMGLIPENDAEGVLQDVHWSEGLFGYFPSYALGSAYASQFAHAMRKEFDLSEDLKKGDFSRIKDWLRTHIHQHGRLLNPSEIIEKTTGEPFNPKYYTEYLKEKYSEIYKLKD; encoded by the coding sequence TTGGGATGCCGCTACTGGTGCTCCTAAAAACAGTGTTGAAGGAAGAGCCAATACACTCTCTATTTTAACTGGGGAATATTATCAAACCCTTGTAAACGAAACATTTGATAATCTATTAAAGGAATTGGCAGAGCAGAAAGATGCACTAGATTTCGTTACATTACGAAAGGTAGAAGAATTTCGCAATGAATACGACAAAATAGCTAAAATTCCTGTTGATATGTATAAAGCTTATACGGCAGATCAAGCAAAAGCTAGTGTGGCATGGGAAGAAGCTAAAGAAAAAAGTGATTTCTCCATCTTTGCACCCCATCTGGAGAAACTCGTTGACTATAATAAAAAATTCATTGAATATCGAGGATTTCAAAAACACCCCTATAATACTTTGTTAGGTGATTATGAAAAGAATCTAACGACAGATGAATTGGACGAGTTCTTTAGTGAATTAAAACATACCATCGTTCCTTTGGTGACTAAAATCAATGCATCCCATGTAAAGGTCAATAATGACTTTACAAAACTTAGCTATCCTATTGATAAACAAGAAGCACTTAATAAAGATTTATTAAAAGCTATTGGCTTTGACATGGATTCCGGCATCATGGCTAAGAGTGTTCACCCGTTCACAACAAATTTTAATCGTCATGATGTACGTGTTACGACACGCTATTTTGAACATAATCCTTTTTCTGCTATTTATAGTACCATTCATGAAGGTGGACATGGTATCTACGAGCAAAATATTGGTGAAGCATTGGATTTTTCAACACTTGGAACAGGAACATCCATGGGTATTCATGAATCTCAATCTCGCTTTTTTGAAAATATTATAGGACGCTCCTATCCTTTTATGGCTTATTTCTTCCCTATTTTTAAAGAAGCATTTCCAGAAAACTTAAAAGACCTATCTTTATATGATTTCTACCTTGCTGTGAATAAATCGGAACAATCACTTATACGTATTGAAGCAGATGAATTAACATATTCATTGCACATTATGATTCGTTATGAAATTGAAAAACTGCTCATCGAAAACAAGGTACTTGTTAAGGATTTGCCCGCTTTATGGAATAAAAAATATGAGGAATATATGGGGCTTATACCTGAAAATGATGCTGAAGGTGTGTTACAAGATGTCCATTGGTCAGAAGGTTTATTTGGTTATTTCCCATCTTATGCTTTAGGTAGTGCTTATGCTTCCCAATTTGCTCATGCTATGCGTAAAGAGTTTGATTTATCGGAAGACCTTAAAAAAGGTGATTTTTCTAGGATCAAAGATTGGTTAAGAACCCATATTCATCAACATGGTCGTCTGCTCAATCCATCAGAGATCATAGAAAAAACAACAGGTGAACCTTTTAACCCCAAATATTATACCGAATATCTTAAAGAAAAATACAGTGAAATCTATAAATTAAAAGATTAA
- a CDS encoding NAD(P)/FAD-dependent oxidoreductase, with translation MIRLQQLKFRLDHKKGDIKRKILKVLHVKDNQLLDYSVVKKSIDARKKNDIRIVYTVDVKVKEEEALLARSKKTLMTTKPTSYQFPHALCQLDDRPVVIGTGPAGLFCGLILAEQGLRPILLERGEEVNQRVKDVQTYFNTGELSISSNVQFGEGGAGTFSDGKLNTMVKDKYKRNQKVLEEFVAAGAPKEILFDSKPHIGTDYLREVVQNMREKIIGLGGEVRFHSLVTSLVIENEAITGVQVNDSEVISTQHVVLAIGHSARDTFRMLKDMKVAMEKKPFAIGLRIEHPQIMINKQQYGDYYQHKALPVADYKLSHHCLNGRGVYSFCMCPGGYVVNASSELGHVVTNGMSNYLRDEANANSALLVNVTPDDFPEDDVLAGVTFQRKWESLAFDAGGRNYHIPVQLAGDFMVNRPSTELGEIQPSVGRYKLANLRECLPPYVCDAIQEGIQAFDKKIPGFGRGDAILSGVETRSSSPIRILRDDIYMSNIRGLYPCGEGAGYAGGIMSAAMDGIKVAEAIVHNK, from the coding sequence ATGATTAGATTACAACAGTTAAAGTTTAGACTTGATCATAAAAAAGGGGACATTAAGAGAAAAATTCTTAAGGTGCTCCATGTAAAAGACAATCAGTTATTGGATTATAGCGTTGTTAAGAAATCTATCGATGCAAGGAAGAAGAACGATATTAGAATCGTCTATACCGTAGATGTAAAGGTGAAAGAGGAAGAAGCTCTTTTGGCACGTAGCAAAAAAACGTTAATGACAACAAAACCAACAAGCTATCAATTTCCACATGCATTATGTCAATTAGATGACCGTCCAGTAGTTATCGGAACAGGACCGGCAGGACTTTTTTGTGGACTTATTCTGGCAGAGCAAGGTTTACGACCAATTCTATTAGAGCGAGGAGAAGAAGTTAATCAACGGGTAAAAGATGTACAAACCTATTTTAACACAGGTGAACTATCCATCTCATCCAATGTACAGTTCGGGGAAGGTGGTGCAGGTACTTTTTCAGATGGTAAACTGAATACCATGGTTAAAGACAAATACAAGCGTAATCAGAAAGTACTCGAAGAATTTGTAGCCGCTGGTGCACCAAAAGAGATTCTATTTGATAGTAAACCTCACATTGGAACAGACTATCTACGTGAAGTTGTTCAGAACATGCGTGAAAAAATTATCGGATTGGGTGGGGAAGTACGTTTTCATAGTCTTGTAACCTCACTTGTGATTGAAAATGAAGCCATAACAGGTGTTCAAGTTAATGACTCAGAAGTGATTAGCACCCAACATGTGGTCCTGGCTATCGGGCATAGTGCTAGAGATACATTTCGTATGCTAAAAGACATGAAAGTTGCCATGGAAAAAAAGCCATTTGCTATAGGTCTTCGCATTGAACATCCTCAAATCATGATTAATAAACAACAGTATGGTGACTATTACCAGCATAAAGCTTTACCTGTTGCAGACTATAAGTTATCCCATCATTGTCTAAATGGACGAGGGGTATACTCCTTCTGTATGTGTCCAGGAGGGTACGTGGTGAATGCAAGTTCAGAGCTTGGTCACGTTGTAACCAATGGTATGAGTAATTATTTAAGAGATGAAGCCAATGCCAACAGTGCATTATTAGTGAATGTAACACCTGATGATTTTCCAGAAGATGATGTATTAGCTGGTGTAACGTTTCAAAGAAAATGGGAGTCCTTGGCATTTGATGCAGGTGGAAGAAATTATCATATACCTGTCCAATTAGCAGGTGATTTTATGGTGAATCGACCATCCACCGAGCTAGGGGAGATACAACCTAGCGTAGGACGATATAAGCTAGCTAATTTACGGGAATGTTTACCACCCTATGTTTGTGATGCTATTCAAGAAGGCATACAGGCTTTTGATAAAAAAATTCCAGGCTTTGGCAGAGGGGATGCTATCTTATCAGGAGTAGAAACCAGATCATCATCACCTATCCGTATCCTCAGAGATGACATCTACATGAGCAATATTCGAGGCTTATATCCCTGTGGAGAAGGTGCTGGTTATGCTGGTGGTATTATGTCAGCTGCTATGGATGGTATAAAAGTTGCGGAAGCTATTGTTCATAATAAATAA
- a CDS encoding BaiN/RdsA family NAD(P)/FAD-dependent oxidoreductase — MAKNKIIIIGGGASGLMAAIVAARRGAKVTLLERKDRVGKKILATGNGRCNMTNVHCTYKCFHGGHHTFIEGILKAFNVTDTMSFFQELGIHPTITASGKVYPRSLQAGSVLDVLRHEVERLKVTVLCDEEVIKIEQNKQFVVYTKQNNKYYGHKIILATGGKSTPDLGSNGTGYELAKAMGHTVIRPIPSLVQLKSDAPFLKQLKGVKITGKASILDERDHILREEYGEILFTDYGVSGPPILQVSRIASDRINNNKNVYLSLDLMSDLSKKELDKALIERLTGMPYKTIQDNFIGFINKRMIPVLLKETGIAPNKKAADISKQERQNLVIWLKGLKLHIHGTHQWNQSQVTAGGVKTTEIDHQTLESNKMPGIYYCGELLDVDGDCGGYNLQWAWSSGYVAAVGASQS, encoded by the coding sequence ATGGCTAAAAATAAAATAATAATTATAGGTGGTGGGGCTTCTGGGTTGATGGCAGCTATTGTGGCTGCACGACGTGGTGCTAAGGTTACCTTATTGGAAAGAAAAGATAGAGTAGGCAAAAAAATATTAGCAACAGGTAATGGACGTTGCAACATGACCAATGTTCACTGTACGTATAAGTGTTTTCATGGAGGTCATCATACATTCATAGAAGGGATATTAAAGGCATTTAATGTAACAGACACCATGTCTTTTTTTCAAGAGCTTGGCATCCATCCGACCATTACAGCATCTGGAAAAGTATACCCCAGATCATTACAAGCCGGATCCGTATTGGATGTTCTGCGTCATGAAGTAGAAAGGTTAAAGGTGACAGTCCTATGTGACGAAGAAGTGATTAAAATTGAACAAAATAAGCAGTTTGTCGTGTATACTAAGCAAAATAATAAGTATTACGGTCATAAGATTATTCTAGCAACAGGAGGTAAATCCACCCCTGATTTGGGTTCTAATGGCACAGGATATGAATTGGCAAAAGCTATGGGACATACAGTGATTAGACCAATACCTTCTTTGGTTCAATTAAAATCAGATGCACCTTTTTTGAAACAATTAAAAGGTGTCAAGATTACAGGAAAAGCTAGTATTTTAGATGAGAGAGATCATATATTACGAGAGGAATATGGCGAGATACTTTTTACGGACTATGGTGTATCCGGTCCTCCTATTTTACAAGTAAGCCGTATTGCATCGGATAGGATAAACAATAATAAAAACGTCTATTTATCCCTTGATTTGATGAGTGACTTATCAAAAAAAGAGTTGGATAAAGCCCTAATCGAGCGTTTGACGGGTATGCCGTACAAAACTATACAAGATAACTTCATTGGTTTCATCAATAAACGGATGATACCTGTCCTATTAAAAGAAACAGGTATAGCGCCTAATAAAAAAGCAGCAGATATAAGTAAGCAAGAACGACAGAATCTGGTTATATGGTTGAAAGGGCTAAAACTGCATATTCATGGCACCCATCAATGGAATCAATCTCAAGTTACGGCTGGCGGTGTTAAGACCACCGAGATCGATCATCAAACACTAGAATCCAATAAAATGCCAGGTATCTATTATTGTGGTGAACTATTAGATGTGGATGGGGACTGTGGAGGCTATAATCTGCAATGGGCATGGAGTTCAGGTTATGTTGCGGCAGTTGGAGCTAGTCAGTCATAA
- a CDS encoding glycoside hydrolase family 3 C-terminal domain-containing protein, whose translation MEKGSVSSNIEKLIQAMTLEEKASLCSGKNYWETQNIDRLGIPSIMMSDGSHGLRKQKNLLDPLGFTESVKSTCYPTASTVACSFDKELLYLMGDYIGRECQTEHVSVLLGPGVNIKRSPLCGRNYEYYSEDPYLTGELASAFVQGLQSHHVGACLNHFVANNQEKNRMTLDTILDERTLREIYLSAFEHIVKTAKPWSILGAFNRVNGEFMCENQYLLKDILRNEWGFEGIVISDWGAINDRVKGLMAGADIEMPSSCGKNNKKIVMAVKKKNLKEDVLDKTVKRILKGYDALSIHQETAYDRQEHHHIARHIACESLVLLKNKDHILPLSKTCQVAIIGEYALKPMYQGLGSSRINPTRIDNAYEQIVKITGTTTVTYAKGYHTHDHLLDPQLIHEATDLARKSDIALLFIGTPESCQSEGIDRKDMALPEPHRQLILEISQVNTNIVVILMNGGPVEMPWVDRVKAILACYLPGQGGGYAIANILYGDINPSGKLTETFPLRLKDNPTYRNFPKYKQQVQYREGIYVGYRYYDTASIDVLYPFGHGLSYTTFVYTDLRLSQQKIKDTEGLTVTFKVTNTGLVEGKEVVQLYIKDRVSSIFRPEKELKGFHKMSLLPNQTKEVVMTLHKRDFAYYNVEMKDWCVESGIFDILVGASSRDLRLQASLEIQSTSQYNEEKNQIKELLPSYYAQDDSMNRVSAAEFKLLYGHPIKDTIETPFTMNSRLIDIKNNLGKYMVSFIVKMYENHIEHTIKDEMTSEMMQNMLWETPIRCLVNLSQGLFTDEIGEFIVAIANKKKRLIKGIKFFRSLLMIKKIHGRS comes from the coding sequence ATGGAAAAAGGCAGTGTAAGTAGCAATATTGAAAAGCTGATACAAGCTATGACACTTGAAGAAAAGGCTAGCTTATGTTCAGGAAAGAATTATTGGGAGACACAAAATATTGATCGGTTAGGGATACCATCAATTATGATGAGTGACGGTTCACATGGTTTAAGAAAACAAAAAAATTTGCTTGATCCCCTTGGTTTTACAGAATCAGTCAAATCCACGTGTTACCCAACTGCAAGTACAGTTGCATGTAGCTTTGATAAAGAGCTGCTCTATCTTATGGGGGATTATATAGGTAGAGAGTGCCAAACTGAACATGTATCAGTTTTGTTAGGTCCAGGTGTAAATATAAAAAGATCACCTTTATGCGGCCGTAATTATGAATACTATTCAGAAGACCCATATCTTACAGGAGAGTTAGCATCTGCATTTGTACAAGGCTTACAGAGTCACCATGTTGGTGCATGTCTCAATCACTTCGTAGCAAACAATCAAGAGAAAAACAGAATGACATTAGATACAATCCTTGATGAACGTACACTTCGAGAAATATACCTATCAGCTTTTGAACATATCGTCAAAACAGCGAAGCCTTGGTCCATATTAGGGGCTTTTAATAGGGTTAATGGCGAATTCATGTGTGAAAATCAATACCTGCTTAAAGACATTCTAAGAAATGAATGGGGTTTTGAAGGTATTGTTATAAGCGATTGGGGAGCCATTAACGACCGCGTTAAAGGTCTTATGGCGGGTGCCGATATTGAGATGCCCTCAAGCTGTGGAAAAAATAATAAAAAAATTGTCATGGCAGTGAAGAAAAAAAACTTAAAAGAGGACGTTCTCGATAAAACGGTTAAACGCATACTGAAGGGGTATGATGCATTATCTATTCATCAAGAAACGGCCTATGATCGACAAGAACATCATCACATAGCTAGACATATTGCTTGTGAGTCCTTGGTCTTACTAAAAAACAAAGACCACATATTGCCTTTATCCAAAACATGTCAAGTAGCTATTATTGGTGAGTATGCCTTAAAGCCTATGTATCAAGGATTAGGGAGTTCACGTATTAATCCAACAAGGATTGATAATGCTTATGAACAAATTGTTAAAATAACAGGAACAACAACTGTTACCTATGCTAAAGGCTATCATACCCATGATCATTTACTTGATCCTCAATTAATTCATGAAGCCACGGATTTAGCAAGGAAATCAGATATAGCTTTATTATTTATTGGTACCCCTGAAAGTTGTCAATCAGAAGGTATTGACCGTAAAGATATGGCACTACCTGAGCCCCACCGTCAATTAATACTTGAAATCAGTCAAGTTAATACAAACATTGTCGTGATATTAATGAATGGCGGTCCAGTTGAAATGCCCTGGGTAGATAGGGTAAAAGCTATTTTAGCATGTTATCTGCCTGGTCAAGGGGGTGGATACGCTATTGCTAACATTTTATATGGAGATATTAATCCTTCTGGCAAACTGACGGAAACTTTTCCACTAAGATTAAAGGATAATCCTACCTACCGTAACTTTCCAAAATATAAACAACAGGTGCAGTATCGAGAAGGTATCTATGTGGGCTATCGTTATTACGATACGGCATCTATCGATGTGTTATACCCCTTTGGACATGGATTAAGTTACACGACATTTGTATACACTGATTTAAGGTTAAGTCAGCAGAAAATAAAAGATACAGAAGGTTTAACAGTAACATTTAAAGTGACAAACACAGGTTTGGTGGAGGGAAAAGAAGTTGTTCAGCTGTACATAAAAGATAGAGTATCTAGTATTTTTAGACCCGAAAAAGAATTAAAAGGATTTCATAAAATGAGTTTATTACCTAACCAAACAAAAGAAGTGGTCATGACTTTACATAAGCGTGATTTTGCATACTATAATGTAGAAATGAAAGATTGGTGTGTGGAATCTGGAATTTTTGACATATTAGTAGGTGCATCATCACGTGATCTTCGCCTACAGGCTTCATTAGAAATACAATCAACTTCTCAATATAATGAAGAGAAAAATCAAATAAAAGAATTGCTACCCAGTTATTATGCTCAGGATGACAGTATGAATAGAGTGAGTGCGGCAGAGTTTAAATTGTTATATGGACATCCTATCAAAGACACCATTGAAACCCCATTTACCATGAATTCAAGACTCATTGATATTAAGAATAATCTTGGTAAATACATGGTTTCTTTTATTGTAAAGATGTATGAAAATCATATTGAGCACACCATTAAAGATGAAATGACCAGTGAAATGATGCAGAACATGTTATGGGAGACGCCCATTCGATGTTTAGTAAATCTAAGTCAAGGGCTGTTTACCGATGAAATAGGAGAGTTCATTGTTGCCATTGCCAACAAGAAAAAGCGCCTGATAAAAGGTATTAAATTTTTTAGAAGCTTGCTAATGATTAAAAAAATCCATGGAAGGTCCTAA
- a CDS encoding putative polysaccharide biosynthesis protein, whose translation MDKVKQSHKRRGSSLAVQGAILALAGIIVRLIGFAYRVPLLNILGDEAQGYYGKAFEIYSFALIISSYGLPSAVAKIISARMAVKKYKEAHKVFISAMGIASIIGVLAFAIMYFGAEFLARLVYSENSVPAIRALSPTLLIFSLMAVLRGYFQGMNTMIPTAVSQIIEQLFNAIFSLVMASILIKQGLALGAAGGTLGTGIGALAGLITLICIYLLSRQVFLKRMNRDKHMTLDVSYGHISKLVIMTAVPIVIGSAAFHLTNFLDMIMINDAFRFHGYTEKAADTLYGVLTGKYKIIITLPISIASALAAATIPSITTSLVLKDRQQLVKKINLAIRFTMFVAIPACVGIFVLAEPILSMLFNDDHLELSTQLLQIGSISVVFFALSTISIGVLQGIDRLRVPVISSLKSLVIKMIFNGILLYALKTNLYGAVVTNIIFAFFSAYFNMSAIKRYTHIQFDIKKTYVIPAAAALIMGGICHITYIAIEFVAGSNTMATLLAILVSALTYVVALIKLKGVNKTELRAMPKGDKMVALLTKVRLLH comes from the coding sequence ATGGATAAAGTGAAGCAGAGTCATAAAAGAAGGGGTAGTAGCTTAGCCGTTCAAGGGGCTATATTAGCCCTTGCAGGTATTATTGTTCGATTAATAGGGTTTGCATATCGCGTACCTTTACTAAATATATTAGGGGATGAAGCACAGGGCTATTATGGTAAAGCCTTTGAAATCTATTCCTTTGCTTTGATTATTTCATCTTATGGGTTACCATCAGCTGTTGCCAAAATTATTTCGGCTAGAATGGCTGTAAAAAAATATAAAGAAGCCCATAAAGTTTTTATATCAGCTATGGGCATTGCAAGTATCATTGGTGTTCTTGCATTTGCCATCATGTATTTTGGTGCAGAGTTTTTAGCTCGTTTAGTATACAGCGAAAATTCCGTACCTGCCATACGAGCCTTATCACCAACATTACTTATATTTTCATTAATGGCAGTTTTAAGAGGATACTTCCAAGGTATGAATACCATGATACCCACAGCTGTATCCCAGATCATTGAACAATTGTTCAATGCTATTTTCAGCCTTGTGATGGCAAGCATTCTTATTAAACAAGGACTTGCATTAGGAGCGGCAGGTGGTACATTAGGTACAGGTATTGGAGCACTAGCAGGTCTTATAACACTGATCTGTATTTATCTCTTATCTCGTCAAGTATTTTTGAAACGCATGAACAGAGATAAACACATGACACTGGACGTTTCCTATGGTCATATAAGCAAACTTGTTATCATGACAGCCGTTCCAATTGTTATTGGATCAGCTGCGTTTCATTTAACGAATTTTTTAGATATGATTATGATTAATGATGCTTTCAGGTTTCATGGCTATACCGAAAAAGCAGCGGACACCTTGTATGGTGTGTTAACGGGTAAATATAAGATTATTATTACTTTACCTATATCCATAGCGTCTGCACTAGCAGCGGCAACGATTCCAAGTATAACCACGTCATTAGTGTTAAAGGACCGTCAGCAGCTTGTTAAGAAGATTAACTTAGCTATTCGTTTTACCATGTTTGTAGCTATACCTGCTTGTGTAGGGATATTTGTTTTAGCTGAACCTATTCTTAGCATGCTCTTCAATGATGATCACCTTGAGTTAAGCACCCAATTATTACAAATAGGGTCTATCTCAGTGGTATTTTTTGCCTTATCTACCATATCCATTGGTGTTTTGCAAGGCATTGACCGCTTAAGAGTTCCTGTAATTAGCTCTTTAAAGTCCCTAGTGATTAAGATGATCTTTAATGGTATATTGTTATATGCTTTGAAAACGAACTTGTATGGGGCTGTTGTCACCAACATTATATTTGCTTTTTTCTCTGCATATTTTAATATGTCAGCCATTAAGCGATATACCCATATACAATTTGATATTAAGAAAACCTATGTGATTCCAGCAGCAGCAGCGCTTATCATGGGAGGAATATGTCACATAACTTATATTGCAATCGAATTTGTTGCAGGTAGTAACACAATGGCTACATTATTGGCTATACTTGTGAGTGCATTAACCTATGTTGTTGCATTAATTAAATTAAAAGGTGTTAATAAAACAGAGTTACGAGCCATGCCAAAAGGTGATAAGATGGTAGCACTTTTAACAAAAGTAAGGTTATTACATTAG
- a CDS encoding cytidine deaminase, translating into MKNSDLVKEAMKAKAFAYVPYSNFQVGAAVVTKNGKVYTGCNVENASYGATNCAERTALFKGISEGDRDFEAIAVVSSSDEFTPPCGICRQVLAELMPEGTIILANHSGEIREYSIEDLLPLSFTKKDLLDH; encoded by the coding sequence ATGAAAAATAGTGACCTTGTGAAAGAGGCTATGAAAGCTAAAGCATTTGCTTATGTACCTTACTCAAACTTTCAAGTGGGAGCTGCTGTTGTAACAAAGAATGGCAAGGTATATACAGGATGTAATGTTGAAAATGCTTCTTACGGTGCAACAAACTGTGCAGAAAGAACAGCTCTTTTTAAAGGCATATCAGAAGGTGACAGGGATTTCGAAGCCATAGCTGTTGTGAGTTCATCTGATGAGTTTACACCGCCTTGCGGTATTTGTCGACAAGTGCTGGCGGAGCTCATGCCAGAAGGAACAATTATTTTAGCTAACCATTCAGGAGAGATAAGAGAATATTCTATAGAAGATTTATTGCCTTTGAGTTTTACGAAAAAAGATTTATTGGATCACTAA
- a CDS encoding DUF3048 domain-containing protein: MNKPRHLVMLKALMVVILLTMVVVTGCKKDKAQTNTENLSPETNESNESEEHEKDNETDIDDTIVVDEPTQEELEAEALIDTHEGEAINTLTGLWISEEAANRRPTGIMINNHSLAMPQSGIAQADIIYETVVEGGITRLFALFRDFDSEKIGPVRSARHYYLDFSFDHDAIYNHYGKSTYAKKKFSEWNAPNIDGLSGLDAMMTFQDKSRKRPHSTYTSFERLMKTWDAVGYRKENKEGFEAKFKFADEEIDLVSGEEATYLNLDYSQYKVKPWFEYNADDKLYYRFQFGKEHIDRETEEQLAFKNIVIQLTNMWVIKGDPYGCMDMKLVASGDGYYITNGKVEKMTWEKKSHYDPTLYYDEKGEEIKLNKGKTWVSVFPSNRKGKLSFTKE; encoded by the coding sequence ATGAATAAACCAAGACATCTAGTAATGCTAAAAGCACTAATGGTGGTAATCCTACTAACGATGGTTGTGGTGACAGGATGCAAAAAAGATAAGGCTCAAACCAATACAGAAAACCTAAGTCCTGAAACCAATGAATCCAATGAAAGTGAAGAGCATGAAAAGGATAATGAAACAGATATTGATGATACCATTGTTGTTGATGAGCCAACCCAAGAAGAGCTAGAAGCAGAAGCCCTCATTGATACACATGAAGGTGAGGCCATTAACACGTTAACGGGATTGTGGATTAGCGAAGAAGCGGCCAATCGACGTCCCACAGGTATTATGATTAACAATCATAGTTTGGCCATGCCTCAGAGTGGTATTGCTCAAGCGGATATTATATATGAGACTGTAGTGGAAGGTGGTATTACCCGTCTATTTGCTCTATTTAGAGATTTTGATTCAGAGAAGATTGGACCCGTTAGAAGTGCACGTCATTATTACTTGGATTTTTCTTTTGACCACGATGCCATCTATAATCACTATGGAAAAAGTACATATGCAAAAAAGAAGTTTAGTGAATGGAACGCACCTAATATTGATGGTTTATCTGGTTTGGATGCAATGATGACATTTCAAGACAAGTCAAGAAAACGACCTCATAGTACTTATACAAGTTTTGAACGTCTTATGAAAACATGGGACGCTGTAGGGTATCGAAAGGAAAACAAAGAAGGTTTTGAAGCCAAGTTTAAGTTTGCTGATGAAGAAATTGATTTAGTCTCTGGTGAAGAAGCAACCTATCTCAACTTAGATTACTCCCAATATAAAGTGAAACCTTGGTTTGAATATAATGCTGATGATAAGCTTTATTACCGATTCCAGTTTGGAAAAGAACATATTGACCGTGAAACAGAGGAGCAATTGGCATTCAAAAATATCGTCATACAACTGACAAATATGTGGGTTATCAAAGGTGACCCTTACGGTTGTATGGATATGAAGTTAGTGGCTTCTGGTGACGGCTATTATATCACCAATGGAAAAGTAGAAAAAATGACTTGGGAAAAAAAATCACACTATGATCCTACCTTATATTATGACGAAAAAGGCGAAGAAATAAAATTAAATAAAGGAAAAACGTGGGTTTCTGTATTTCCATCCAATAGAAAGGGTAAACTGTCCTTTACAAAAGAGTAA
- a CDS encoding diacylglycerol kinase — protein sequence MKNRHLTDSFRCAFRGIFQALKTEKNFKLHLLAMIIVMLMAWYFHLSTGEYLVLIITVLLVIITELLNTAIEYTVDLVCGNRYSELAKYAKDIAAGATLLAALGSVIIGCIIFLPKIIERYMG from the coding sequence ATGAAGAACAGACACTTAACGGATAGCTTTCGGTGTGCTTTTAGAGGAATTTTTCAAGCGCTGAAAACAGAAAAAAATTTCAAACTACACCTGCTCGCCATGATTATTGTGATGTTAATGGCTTGGTACTTTCACCTAAGTACAGGAGAATATCTGGTATTAATCATAACTGTTTTGCTCGTTATCATTACAGAACTCCTCAATACAGCCATTGAATACACCGTTGATTTAGTGTGTGGTAATCGGTACAGTGAACTGGCTAAATATGCAAAAGATATTGCTGCAGGAGCTACTTTATTAGCAGCTTTAGGATCAGTTATTATAGGATGTATTATTTTCTTACCTAAAATAATTGAACGCTACATGGGATAA
- the ybeY gene encoding rRNA maturation RNase YbeY, with the protein MSIIINNEIGQTFNEAYDMLIREVIEASLHQENCPYETEVSMTITNNKGIREVNQTFRNQDKPTDVLSFPLVEFEEPGNFDQIDQESDEYFDLDTGELMLGDIMISMDKVMEQALRFGHSLDREMGFLTAHSMLHLMGYDHMTKEEETIMRNKQEQILSKVGLER; encoded by the coding sequence TTGTCGATAATCATCAACAATGAGATTGGACAAACATTTAATGAAGCATATGACATGTTGATAAGGGAAGTGATTGAAGCATCACTTCATCAAGAAAACTGTCCCTATGAAACTGAGGTTAGTATGACCATAACAAATAATAAAGGTATACGAGAGGTTAATCAGACGTTTCGAAACCAAGATAAACCTACCGATGTACTATCTTTTCCGTTGGTTGAATTTGAAGAACCTGGTAATTTTGACCAGATTGATCAGGAATCCGATGAATATTTTGATCTTGATACGGGTGAACTTATGTTGGGTGATATTATGATATCCATGGATAAGGTTATGGAACAGGCATTGCGTTTTGGGCACTCTCTAGATAGAGAAATGGGCTTCTTAACAGCCCATAGCATGTTACATCTTATGGGATATGACCATATGACCAAAGAAGAAGAGACCATTATGAGAAACAAACAAGAGCAAATACTAAGCAAAGTAGGTCTTGAGCGATGA